AGGAAGCCCGGCAACTGCGGACCGGGCACGAATAGGCAGCTGGGCCAATTGACACCCCGGGGCCACGGCGGCAAGATGGATTCATGGATTTCGATAAGTCCGCCGAGCTGTTCAGGGCCTTGGGCGACCCGGGACGGCTGAAGGTATTGGCGCTGCTGGCCGCGCCCCCGTCCCTGGCCTGTGCGCCGGCGGCCGGGGCTCCAGCAGGCAGCGTGTGCGCGTGCGACCTGACCGGGTACCTGGGGCTGTCGCAGCCCACCGTCAGCCACCATATGAAACTGCTGGTGGCCGCCGGGCTGGTCACCGCTGTCAAGCGCGGCCGCTGGACCGACTACGCGCTGGCTCCCGGCGGGCTGGCGCAGGTGCAGGCGCTGCTGGCCGAGCTGGAGACGGCCGGGACCGGGCTGAAGGAACTGCAGGCAACACAGCCCGGAGCGGCTGAGGCTTCCTGAAGCGGCACAGTCGGGCG
Above is a genomic segment from Deinococcus proteolyticus MRP containing:
- a CDS encoding ArsR/SmtB family transcription factor, translating into MDFDKSAELFRALGDPGRLKVLALLAAPPSLACAPAAGAPAGSVCACDLTGYLGLSQPTVSHHMKLLVAAGLVTAVKRGRWTDYALAPGGLAQVQALLAELETAGTGLKELQATQPGAAEAS